The following proteins are co-located in the Mycolicibacterium goodii genome:
- the ripA gene encoding NlpC/P60 family peptidoglycan endopeptidase RipA has protein sequence MRRNVRASATRLYGRVCAVPLVVGMLLATALYGGGPAAAEPADPDNLATLVAAVASADQKLQELGAAIQAQQETVNKAIVDVQAARDAAAAAQRELEASKRGVADANAAIAAAQERFDSFAAATYIHGPSRSYLTASDPSDIVDTAATGQALIAGSQQIMAKLQRARTEQVNRESAARLAKEKADQAARDAEGSQDNAVDALKQAQQTFTAQQGELERLAAERAAAQARLDQVRKASATTSAPTRAPTGTAPAAAPAAAPGAPAPAAQPNPQPAAGDWDRAPAGPAPSGQNWDTVWDPTLPAIPSAFVSGDPIAIINSVLGIMSTSAQATADMGRSFLQKLGILPTPTGFTNGAIPRVYGREAVEYVIRRGMSQMGVPYSWGGGNAAGPSRGIDSGAGTVGFDCSGLMLYMFAGVGIKLDHYSGSQYNAGRKVPSSQMRRGDMIFYGPNASQHVAMYLGNGQMLEAPYTGSHVKVSPVRTSGMTPYVTRLIEY, from the coding sequence ATGAGACGTAACGTCCGCGCCTCCGCGACCCGTCTGTACGGTCGCGTGTGCGCCGTCCCACTCGTCGTCGGGATGCTTCTGGCAACGGCGCTGTACGGCGGTGGCCCCGCGGCCGCCGAACCGGCCGATCCCGACAACCTCGCCACGCTCGTCGCCGCGGTCGCCTCCGCCGACCAGAAGCTGCAGGAACTCGGTGCGGCGATCCAGGCGCAGCAGGAGACGGTCAACAAGGCCATCGTCGACGTGCAGGCCGCGCGCGACGCCGCGGCGGCCGCCCAGCGCGAACTGGAGGCCAGCAAGCGCGGCGTCGCCGACGCCAACGCGGCGATCGCGGCCGCGCAGGAGCGGTTCGACTCGTTCGCGGCGGCCACCTACATCCACGGGCCGTCGCGTTCGTATCTCACCGCATCGGATCCGTCGGACATCGTCGACACCGCCGCCACCGGTCAGGCGCTCATCGCCGGCTCGCAGCAGATCATGGCCAAACTGCAGCGCGCCCGCACCGAACAGGTGAACCGGGAATCCGCGGCACGCCTGGCCAAGGAGAAGGCCGATCAGGCCGCGCGGGATGCCGAGGGCAGCCAGGACAACGCCGTCGACGCGCTCAAGCAGGCCCAGCAGACGTTCACCGCCCAGCAGGGCGAGCTGGAACGCCTGGCCGCCGAACGGGCGGCCGCGCAGGCCCGGCTCGACCAGGTCCGCAAGGCGTCGGCAACCACGAGCGCACCCACGAGGGCGCCCACGGGCACCGCACCGGCGGCAGCGCCTGCGGCGGCGCCGGGCGCACCGGCACCCGCCGCGCAGCCGAATCCGCAACCGGCGGCGGGGGACTGGGACCGGGCGCCGGCGGGGCCCGCGCCGTCCGGCCAGAACTGGGACACGGTGTGGGACCCCACACTGCCCGCCATCCCGAGCGCCTTCGTCAGCGGCGACCCCATCGCGATCATCAACTCCGTCCTCGGCATCATGTCGACCTCGGCGCAGGCGACCGCGGACATGGGCCGGTCGTTCCTGCAGAAGCTCGGCATCCTGCCCACGCCGACGGGGTTCACCAACGGCGCCATCCCGCGCGTCTACGGTCGCGAGGCCGTCGAATACGTGATCCGGCGCGGCATGTCGCAGATGGGCGTGCCGTACTCGTGGGGCGGCGGCAACGCGGCGGGCCCGAGCCGGGGTATCGACTCGGGCGCGGGCACCGTCGGCTTCGACTGCTCGGGCCTCATGCTCTACATGTTCGCCGGCGTCGGCATCAAGCTCGACCACTACTCGGGCTCGCAGTACAACGCGGGCCGCAAGGTCCCGTCGTCACAGATGCGCCGCGGCGACATGATCTTCTACGGCCCCAACGCAAGCCAGCACGTCGCGATGTACCTCGGCAACGGACAGATGCTCGAGGCCCCCTATACCGGCTCGCACGTCAAAGTCTCGCCGGTGCGTACCAGCGGTATGACCCCGTACGTCACCCGGCTCATCGAATACTGA
- a CDS encoding DUF6676 family protein, producing MTGPHVIPFLPAYVPVEVCDVAGIDPAQPDGVAKCMAAVQADVREDGVAAPPEAVEGLRQVVANARQEGIDLKIVALPRNPAIDTPLRDIATEVAQENPGATVLALSPSFAGTYSTTFDRVTLEAGQDVAKTGDPVLSANNFLAEIQKPDFPWMTLTIVLVLGVAAAAVLTRVLQVRSKGLAAPGDRDDQSASGAAPIEH from the coding sequence GTGACCGGACCGCATGTCATCCCGTTCCTGCCGGCCTACGTCCCGGTAGAGGTGTGCGACGTCGCCGGAATCGACCCGGCACAGCCGGACGGGGTCGCCAAGTGCATGGCGGCCGTCCAGGCCGATGTGCGTGAGGACGGCGTCGCCGCGCCGCCGGAGGCCGTCGAGGGTCTGCGGCAGGTGGTGGCCAACGCGCGCCAGGAGGGCATCGACCTCAAGATCGTGGCGTTGCCGCGCAACCCCGCGATCGACACCCCGCTTCGGGACATCGCCACGGAGGTGGCGCAGGAGAATCCCGGGGCAACCGTGCTGGCATTGAGCCCGTCGTTCGCCGGTACGTACAGCACGACATTCGACCGGGTGACTTTGGAGGCCGGTCAGGATGTCGCCAAGACCGGCGATCCCGTGCTGTCGGCCAACAATTTCCTCGCCGAGATCCAGAAGCCGGATTTCCCGTGGATGACGCTCACGATCGTGCTTGTCCTCGGGGTCGCGGCCGCGGCGGTGCTCACGCGCGTATTACAGGTCCGCAGCAAAGGATTGGCCGCTCCGGGCGACCGCGACGACCAATCCGCAAGCGGCGCTGCGCCAATCGAACATTAG
- a CDS encoding aconitate hydratase, which translates to MSSENTGKSSLNSFGARDTLTVGDQSYEIYRLNAVPGTEKLPYSLKVLAENLLRTEDGANITKDHIEAIANWDPSAEPSIEIQFTPARVIMQDFTGVPCIVDLATMREAVAALGGDPNKVNPLAPAELVIDHSVILDVFGNASAFERNVELEYERNGERYQFLRWGQGAFDDFKVVPPGTGIVHQVNIEYLARTVMVRDGVAYPDTCVGTDSHTTMVNGLGVLGWGVGGIEAEAAMLGQPVSMLIPRVVGFKLTGEIKPGVTATDVVLTVTDMLRRHGVVGKFVEFYGKGVAEVPLANRATLGNMSPEFGSTAAIFPIDEETINYLRLTGRTDEQLALVEAYAKAQGMWHDPDREPVFSEYLELDLSTVVPSISGPKRPQDRIELTDAKNAFRKDIHNYVEENHPAPETKLDEAVEESFPASDPVSLSFADDGAVDMRPSAANGATGRPSKPVLVHSEERGDFVIDHGAVVVAGITSCTNTSNPSVMLGAALLAKKAVEKGLTTKPWVKTNMAPGSQVVTDYYNKAGLWPYLEKLGYYLGGYGCTTCIGNTGPLPEEISKAINDNDLAVTAVLSGNRNFEGRISPDVKMNYLASPPLVIAYGIAGTMDFDFEADPLGQDSEGNDVFLHDIWPSAQEIEETIASSINRDMFTESYADVFKGDDRWRSLPTPEGDTFAWDPNSTYVRKAPYFDGMPAEPEPVKDIKGARVLALLGDSVTTDHISPAGAIKPGTPAAQYLDANGVERKDYNSLGSRRGNHEVMIRGTFANIRLRNQLLDDVSGGYTRDFTQDGGPQAFIYDASENYKKAGIPLVVIGGKEYGSGSSRDWAAKGTVLLGVKAVITESFERIHRSNLIGMGVIPLQFPAGESASSLKLDGTETYDIEGIEELNSGKTPRTVHVTATKEDGSKVEFDAVVRIDTPGEADYYRNGGILQYVLRNMLKSSK; encoded by the coding sequence GTGAGCAGCGAAAACACAGGAAAGTCGTCCCTTAACTCGTTTGGTGCCCGCGACACCCTGACCGTCGGGGACCAGAGCTACGAAATCTATCGCCTGAACGCGGTGCCCGGTACCGAAAAGCTCCCCTACAGCCTCAAGGTGCTCGCGGAGAACCTGCTGCGCACCGAGGACGGGGCCAACATCACCAAGGATCACATCGAGGCCATCGCGAACTGGGATCCCAGCGCCGAGCCGAGCATCGAGATCCAGTTCACGCCCGCGCGCGTGATCATGCAGGACTTCACCGGCGTCCCCTGCATCGTCGACCTGGCCACCATGCGTGAGGCCGTCGCGGCCCTCGGTGGCGACCCGAACAAGGTGAACCCGCTCGCACCGGCCGAGCTGGTCATCGACCACTCGGTGATCCTCGACGTGTTCGGCAACGCAAGCGCCTTCGAGCGCAACGTCGAACTCGAATACGAACGCAACGGCGAGCGCTACCAGTTCCTGCGTTGGGGCCAGGGCGCCTTCGACGACTTCAAGGTGGTACCCCCCGGCACCGGCATCGTGCACCAGGTGAACATCGAGTACCTGGCCCGCACCGTCATGGTCCGTGACGGCGTGGCCTACCCGGACACCTGCGTGGGCACCGACAGCCACACCACCATGGTCAACGGCCTCGGCGTGCTGGGCTGGGGCGTCGGCGGCATCGAGGCCGAGGCCGCGATGCTGGGCCAGCCGGTCTCGATGCTCATCCCCCGCGTCGTCGGCTTCAAACTGACCGGCGAGATCAAGCCGGGCGTCACCGCCACCGACGTGGTGCTGACGGTCACCGACATGCTGCGTCGCCACGGCGTGGTCGGTAAGTTCGTCGAGTTCTACGGCAAGGGTGTGGCCGAGGTCCCGCTGGCCAACCGCGCCACCCTGGGCAACATGAGCCCCGAATTCGGTTCCACCGCAGCGATTTTCCCGATCGACGAGGAGACCATCAACTACCTGCGGCTCACCGGCCGCACCGACGAGCAGCTCGCGCTGGTCGAGGCTTACGCCAAGGCCCAGGGTATGTGGCACGACCCCGACCGCGAGCCGGTGTTCTCCGAATACCTCGAGCTCGACCTGTCGACCGTGGTGCCGTCGATCTCGGGCCCCAAGCGCCCGCAGGACCGCATCGAACTGACCGACGCGAAGAACGCCTTCCGCAAGGACATCCACAACTACGTCGAGGAGAACCACCCGGCGCCGGAGACCAAGCTCGACGAGGCCGTCGAGGAGTCGTTCCCGGCCAGCGACCCGGTGTCGCTGTCCTTCGCCGACGACGGCGCGGTCGACATGCGCCCGTCGGCGGCCAACGGCGCCACGGGCCGGCCGAGCAAGCCGGTGCTGGTGCACTCCGAGGAGCGCGGCGACTTCGTGATCGACCACGGCGCCGTCGTCGTCGCGGGTATCACCTCCTGCACCAACACCTCCAACCCGTCGGTCATGCTCGGCGCGGCGCTGCTCGCCAAGAAGGCCGTCGAGAAGGGCCTGACCACCAAGCCGTGGGTGAAGACCAACATGGCGCCCGGCTCGCAGGTGGTCACCGACTACTACAACAAGGCCGGTCTGTGGCCGTACCTGGAGAAGCTGGGCTACTACCTCGGCGGCTACGGGTGCACCACCTGCATCGGCAACACCGGCCCGCTGCCCGAGGAGATCTCGAAGGCCATCAACGACAACGATCTCGCGGTCACCGCGGTGCTGTCGGGCAACCGCAACTTCGAGGGTCGCATCTCCCCCGACGTGAAGATGAACTACCTGGCCTCGCCGCCGCTGGTGATCGCCTACGGCATCGCGGGCACCATGGACTTCGACTTCGAGGCCGATCCGCTCGGCCAGGACAGCGAGGGCAACGACGTCTTCCTGCACGACATCTGGCCGTCGGCGCAGGAGATCGAGGAAACCATCGCGTCGTCGATCAACCGCGACATGTTCACCGAGTCCTACGCCGATGTGTTCAAGGGCGACGACCGGTGGCGCTCGCTGCCGACGCCGGAGGGCGACACCTTCGCGTGGGACCCGAATTCGACGTATGTGCGCAAGGCGCCGTACTTCGACGGCATGCCCGCCGAGCCGGAGCCGGTCAAGGACATCAAGGGCGCCAGAGTTCTTGCGCTGCTGGGCGATTCGGTCACCACCGACCACATCAGCCCGGCCGGTGCGATCAAGCCGGGCACCCCGGCCGCGCAGTACCTCGACGCCAACGGCGTTGAGCGCAAGGACTACAACTCGCTGGGGTCGCGCCGCGGCAACCACGAGGTGATGATCCGCGGCACGTTCGCGAACATCCGCCTGCGCAACCAGCTGCTCGACGATGTGTCGGGTGGTTACACCCGCGACTTCACCCAGGATGGCGGGCCGCAGGCCTTCATCTACGACGCGTCGGAGAACTACAAAAAGGCGGGCATCCCGCTGGTCGTGATCGGCGGCAAGGAGTACGGCTCCGGCTCGTCGCGTGACTGGGCCGCCAAGGGCACCGTGCTGCTCGGCGTCAAGGCCGTCATCACCGAGTCGTTCGAACGCATCCACCGCTCGAACCTGATCGGCATGGGCGTGATCCCGCTGCAGTTCCCCGCCGGAGAATCTGCGTCGAGCCTCAAGCTGGACGGCACCGAGACCTACGACATCGAGGGCATCGAGGAGCTGAACTCCGGCAAGACGCCGAGGACCGTGCACGTCACGGCCACCAAGGAGGACGGTTCCAAGGTCGAGTTCGACGCCGTCGTCCGCATCGACACCCCCGGTGAGGCCGACTACTACCGCAACGGCGGCATCCTGCAGTACGTGCTGCGGAACATGCTGAAGTCGTCGAAGTAG
- a CDS encoding TetR/AcrR family transcriptional regulator: MPRVTDDHLAARRRQILDGARRCFAQYGYESATVRRLEDTIGLSRGAIFHHFKDKDTLFFELAREDAERMAEVAAREGLIQVMRDLLAAPEQYDWLATRLEIARKLRNDPDFHRGWAERSAELTAATTERLRRQKQAGRLRDDVPSAVLHIYLDVVLDGLVARLASGEDPKNLSAVLDLVEASVRQQPKPDPGVAAGYHSSEEP; the protein is encoded by the coding sequence GTGCCCCGGGTGACCGACGACCATCTGGCCGCGCGGCGCCGTCAGATCCTTGACGGCGCCCGCCGCTGCTTCGCCCAGTACGGCTACGAGAGCGCGACCGTGCGGCGGCTCGAGGACACCATCGGGCTGTCGCGCGGCGCGATCTTCCACCACTTCAAGGACAAGGACACCTTGTTCTTCGAGCTGGCGCGGGAGGACGCCGAACGCATGGCCGAGGTCGCCGCGCGCGAGGGCCTCATCCAGGTGATGCGGGACCTGCTCGCGGCGCCCGAACAGTACGACTGGCTGGCCACCAGGCTGGAGATCGCGCGAAAACTCCGCAACGATCCCGATTTTCACCGCGGCTGGGCCGAGCGCTCGGCGGAGCTGACGGCAGCCACCACCGAACGCCTGCGGCGGCAGAAGCAGGCCGGCCGCTTGCGCGACGACGTGCCGAGCGCCGTGTTGCACATCTATCTCGACGTGGTGCTCGACGGCCTGGTGGCCCGCCTCGCCTCAGGCGAAGATCCCAAGAATCTCAGCGCTGTGCTCGACCTGGTCGAGGCCTCGGTGCGCCAACAACCCAAACCGGATCCGGGCGTCGCCGCCGGGTATCACTCATCCGAGGAACCCTGA
- a CDS encoding helix-turn-helix domain-containing protein, giving the protein MKDSYSNRDELLTELRRAYEDGASIRSLVARTGRSYGSIHSLLRESGTAMRSRGGPNHRSKQRA; this is encoded by the coding sequence ATGAAGGATTCGTATTCGAACCGAGATGAGCTGCTGACCGAGCTGCGACGCGCTTACGAGGACGGGGCGAGTATCCGTTCGCTCGTTGCGAGGACCGGCCGTTCTTACGGCTCCATTCACAGCTTGCTGCGGGAATCGGGTACCGCGATGCGTAGCCGCGGCGGCCCGAACCATCGGAGCAAGCAGCGGGCCTGA
- a CDS encoding ABC-F family ATP-binding cassette domain-containing protein has product MITATDLEVRAGARTLLSIDGAALRVQPGDRIGLVGRNGAGKTTTMRILAGEGEPYAGTVARTGEIGYLPQDPKEGDLEVLARDRVLSARGLDTLLADLEKQQALMAEVADDAARDKAVRRYGQLEERFAALGGYAAESEAGRICASLGLPERVLTQPLRTLSGGQRRRVELARILFAASETGSGSATTLLLDEPTNHLDADSIGWLRDFLKNHTGGLVMISHNVELLDEVVNRVWFLDAVRGEVDVYNMGWQKYLDARATDEQRRRRERANAEKKAGALRAQAAKMGAKATKAVAAQNMLRRADRMMAALDEERVADKVARIKFPTPAPCGKTPLVAKGLTKTYGSLEVFTGVDLAIDRGSRVVVLGLNGAGKTTLLRLIAGTEKPDAGHLAPGHGLKVGYFAQEHDTLDNQATVWENIRHAAPDTGEQDLRGLLGAFMFTGPQLDQPAGTLSGGEKTRLALAGLVASTANVLLLDEPTNNLDPASREQVLDALRSYEGAVVLVTHDPGAAEALDPQRVVLLPDGTEDFWSDEYRDLIELA; this is encoded by the coding sequence GTGATCACCGCAACGGACCTGGAGGTCCGCGCCGGCGCGCGCACGTTGCTGTCCATCGACGGGGCGGCGTTGCGTGTGCAACCCGGCGACCGGATCGGCCTGGTCGGTCGCAACGGCGCGGGGAAGACCACGACGATGCGGATACTCGCCGGGGAGGGCGAGCCGTACGCGGGCACGGTCGCCCGGACGGGTGAGATCGGATACCTGCCGCAGGACCCCAAGGAGGGTGACCTGGAGGTGCTGGCCCGCGACCGGGTGCTCTCGGCGCGCGGCCTGGACACTCTGCTGGCCGACCTGGAGAAGCAGCAGGCGCTGATGGCCGAGGTCGCCGACGACGCGGCCCGCGACAAGGCGGTACGCCGCTACGGTCAGCTCGAGGAGCGTTTCGCGGCCCTCGGCGGGTATGCCGCGGAAAGCGAAGCCGGCCGGATCTGCGCCAGCCTGGGTCTGCCCGAGCGGGTCCTCACCCAGCCGCTGCGCACCCTGTCGGGTGGTCAACGGCGCCGGGTGGAACTCGCACGCATCCTGTTCGCGGCCTCGGAGACCGGTTCGGGGTCGGCCACCACGCTGCTGCTCGACGAGCCCACCAACCACCTCGACGCCGATTCGATCGGGTGGCTGCGCGACTTCCTCAAGAACCACACCGGCGGTCTGGTGATGATCAGTCACAACGTCGAGCTGCTCGACGAGGTGGTCAACCGGGTCTGGTTCCTCGACGCGGTGCGTGGCGAGGTCGACGTCTACAACATGGGGTGGCAGAAGTACCTGGACGCCAGGGCCACCGATGAGCAGCGCCGCCGCCGGGAACGCGCCAACGCCGAGAAGAAGGCCGGCGCACTGCGCGCGCAGGCCGCCAAGATGGGCGCCAAGGCCACGAAAGCCGTTGCGGCACAGAACATGCTGCGCCGCGCCGATCGGATGATGGCGGCACTGGACGAAGAGCGGGTGGCCGACAAGGTGGCCCGGATCAAGTTCCCCACCCCGGCGCCGTGCGGCAAGACGCCGCTGGTGGCCAAGGGCTTGACCAAGACCTACGGGTCGCTGGAGGTGTTCACCGGCGTCGATCTGGCGATCGACCGCGGATCGCGCGTCGTGGTGCTCGGCCTCAACGGCGCGGGCAAGACCACGCTGCTGCGGTTGATCGCCGGCACCGAGAAGCCCGACGCAGGCCACCTGGCACCGGGCCACGGTCTCAAGGTCGGCTATTTCGCCCAGGAGCACGACACCCTCGACAACCAGGCCACCGTCTGGGAGAACATCCGGCACGCCGCGCCGGACACCGGTGAGCAGGACCTGCGCGGGCTGCTCGGCGCGTTCATGTTCACCGGACCGCAACTCGACCAGCCCGCGGGCACGCTCTCGGGCGGCGAGAAGACCCGGTTGGCGTTGGCGGGCCTGGTGGCGTCGACGGCGAACGTGCTGTTGCTGGACGAGCCGACCAACAACCTCGACCCGGCGTCGCGCGAACAGGTGCTCGACGCGCTGCGCAGCTACGAGGGGGCGGTGGTGCTCGTGACGCACGACCCGGGCGCCGCCGAGGCGCTCGACCCGCAGCGGGTGGTGTTGCTGCCCGACGGCACCGAAGATTTCTGGTCGGACGAATACCGGGATCTGATCGAGCTCGCCTGA
- a CDS encoding enoyl-CoA hydratase: MTDGDGFVLVDHPRPGVALVTLNRPERMNSMAFDVMVPLKSALDSITYDNEVRVVVLTGAGAGFSSGADHKSAGSVPHVDGLTRPAFGLRSMEVLDDVILALRRLHQPVIAAVNGAAIGGGLCLALAADIRVASVDAYFRAAGINNGLTASELGLSYLLPRAIGSSRAFEIMLTGRDVDAEEAERIGLVSRRVPAQDLLPTCYDMAARIAAYSRPGTELTKRTLWSGLDAGSLESHMQAEGLGQLYVRLLTHNFEEAVAARKEKRAPRFTDDV, encoded by the coding sequence GTGACCGATGGTGACGGCTTCGTCCTGGTGGACCATCCGCGGCCCGGGGTCGCGCTGGTGACGCTGAACCGCCCCGAGCGGATGAACTCGATGGCGTTCGACGTGATGGTGCCGCTGAAGTCCGCGCTGGACTCGATCACCTACGACAACGAGGTCCGCGTCGTGGTGCTCACCGGTGCAGGCGCCGGATTCTCCTCCGGTGCCGATCACAAGTCGGCAGGCTCGGTGCCGCATGTGGACGGCCTGACCCGCCCCGCCTTCGGGCTGCGCTCGATGGAGGTGCTCGACGACGTCATCCTGGCGTTGCGCCGGCTGCACCAGCCGGTCATCGCGGCCGTCAACGGCGCCGCCATCGGCGGCGGGCTGTGCCTGGCGCTGGCCGCCGACATCCGGGTGGCCTCGGTCGACGCGTACTTCCGCGCCGCGGGCATCAACAACGGCCTCACCGCCAGCGAGCTGGGGTTGAGCTATCTGCTGCCGCGGGCCATCGGGTCCTCGCGCGCGTTCGAGATCATGCTGACCGGTCGGGACGTCGACGCCGAGGAGGCCGAACGCATCGGCCTGGTCTCGCGCCGGGTCCCGGCCCAGGACCTGCTGCCGACCTGCTACGACATGGCCGCGCGCATCGCGGCGTACTCGCGGCCCGGCACCGAGTTGACCAAGCGCACCCTGTGGAGCGGGTTGGACGCCGGATCGCTGGAGTCACACATGCAGGCCGAAGGGCTGGGGCAGCTCTATGTGCGGTTGTTGACCCACAATTTCGAGGAAGCGGTGGCGGCCCGCAAGGAGAAGCGGGCGCCGCGGTTCACCGACGACGTGTGA
- the trxA gene encoding thioredoxin — protein sequence MATRDITAPEFNDTINDNEIVLVDFWASWCGPCKAFAPTFAASSEKHPDVVYAKVDTEAEQQLAAAADIRSIPTLMAFKKGKLVFNQAGALPPAALEDLVQKVKEFDIDAAIAAQEENQG from the coding sequence ATGGCTACCCGAGACATCACCGCACCGGAGTTCAACGACACCATCAACGACAACGAGATCGTGTTGGTGGATTTCTGGGCCTCCTGGTGCGGCCCGTGCAAGGCCTTCGCCCCGACGTTCGCGGCGTCGTCGGAGAAGCATCCCGACGTCGTCTACGCCAAGGTGGACACCGAGGCCGAGCAGCAGCTCGCCGCCGCGGCCGACATCCGGTCCATCCCGACGCTGATGGCCTTCAAGAAGGGCAAGCTGGTCTTCAACCAGGCCGGGGCGCTGCCGCCGGCCGCGCTGGAGGACCTGGTGCAGAAGGTCAAGGAGTTCGACATCGACGCCGCCATCGCCGCCCAGGAAGAGAACCAGGGCTGA
- a CDS encoding metal-sulfur cluster assembly factor, with product MSQPASEELLFDIEEAMRDVVDPELGINVVDLGLVYGMNVEQGESGKVAMIDMTLTSAACPLTDVIEDQSRTALVGAGLVDELRINWVWNPPWGPDKITDDGREQLRALGFTV from the coding sequence ATGAGCCAGCCTGCTTCCGAAGAGCTGCTCTTCGACATCGAAGAGGCAATGCGCGACGTCGTCGATCCCGAACTCGGCATCAACGTCGTCGATCTTGGCCTGGTGTACGGCATGAATGTCGAGCAGGGCGAATCGGGCAAGGTCGCGATGATCGACATGACGCTGACCTCGGCTGCCTGCCCGCTCACCGACGTCATCGAGGATCAGTCGCGCACCGCGCTGGTGGGCGCCGGTCTGGTCGACGAACTGCGGATCAACTGGGTGTGGAATCCGCCGTGGGGACCGGACAAGATCACCGACGACGGCCGCGAGCAGCTGCGGGCGCTCGGTTTCACCGTCTAG
- the sufU gene encoding Fe-S cluster assembly sulfur transfer protein SufU, whose protein sequence is MRLEQMYQEVILDHYKHPHHRGLREPFGAEVHHVNPTCGDEVTLRVALSDDGESVRDVSYDGQGCSISQAATSVLADQVIGQSVGDALKTVDAFTEMVSSRGTVEGDEDVLGDGIAFAGVAKYPARVKCALLGWMAFKAAVAQTRPSHGALAQAGEREDTR, encoded by the coding sequence GTGAGACTTGAGCAGATGTACCAGGAAGTCATCCTGGATCACTACAAGCATCCGCATCACCGCGGACTGCGGGAACCGTTCGGTGCCGAGGTGCACCACGTGAACCCCACCTGCGGCGACGAGGTGACGCTGCGTGTCGCGCTGAGCGACGACGGCGAGAGCGTGCGCGACGTGTCCTACGACGGCCAGGGCTGTTCGATCAGCCAGGCGGCCACCTCGGTGCTGGCCGATCAGGTGATCGGCCAGAGCGTGGGGGATGCGCTCAAGACCGTCGACGCGTTCACCGAGATGGTGTCCTCGCGCGGCACCGTCGAAGGGGACGAGGATGTACTCGGCGACGGCATCGCGTTCGCCGGGGTCGCCAAGTATCCGGCGCGCGTGAAGTGTGCGCTGTTGGGCTGGATGGCGTTCAAAGCCGCCGTGGCCCAGACCCGGCCATCACACGGAGCGCTGGCGCAAGCCGGCGAGAGGGAGGACACACGATGA
- a CDS encoding cysteine desulfurase produces the protein MTASAQTFDLARVRADFPILSRVMRGGQQLAYLDSGATSQKPLQVLDAEREFLLTSNGAVHRGAHQLMEESTDAYEQGRADIAAFVGADPDELVFTKNATEGINLVAYVLGDKRFERAVGPGDVIVTTEIEHHANLVPWQELAERTGATLKWYGVTDSGDQAGRIDLDSLELDERVKVVAFSHHSNVTGAVAPVAELVSRARSVGALTVLDACQSVPHQPVDFHALDVDFAAFSGHKMLGPTGIGVLYGRQGLLNAMPPFITGGSMIETVTMEKTTFAPAPQRFEAGTPMTSQVVGLAAAARYLTDIGMPAVEAHEAELVAAALEGLAGVPGVRIIGPQSLENRGSPVSFVVDGVHAHDVGQVLDDDGVAVRVGHHCAWPLHRRFGIAATARASFAVYNTLDEVDRLVAGVKRAVEFFS, from the coding sequence ATGACGGCGTCTGCGCAGACTTTCGATCTCGCTCGGGTCAGGGCCGACTTCCCGATCCTGAGTCGGGTGATGCGCGGCGGACAGCAACTGGCATACCTGGATTCCGGGGCGACGTCGCAGAAGCCGCTGCAGGTGCTCGACGCCGAACGTGAATTCCTGCTGACATCCAACGGCGCGGTGCACCGCGGAGCGCACCAGTTGATGGAGGAGTCCACCGACGCCTACGAGCAGGGCCGTGCCGACATCGCGGCGTTCGTGGGCGCCGACCCGGACGAGCTGGTGTTCACCAAGAACGCCACCGAGGGCATCAACCTGGTCGCCTACGTGCTGGGGGACAAGCGTTTCGAGCGTGCGGTCGGCCCCGGCGACGTCATCGTCACCACCGAGATCGAGCACCACGCCAACCTGGTGCCGTGGCAGGAACTCGCCGAGCGGACCGGTGCGACGCTGAAGTGGTACGGCGTCACCGACTCAGGTGATCAGGCCGGTCGTATCGACCTGGACTCGCTGGAGCTCGACGAGCGCGTGAAAGTCGTTGCGTTCAGCCATCATTCGAACGTCACCGGCGCTGTCGCGCCGGTCGCCGAACTGGTGTCGCGGGCTCGGTCCGTCGGCGCATTGACCGTGCTGGACGCCTGCCAGTCGGTGCCGCACCAACCGGTCGACTTCCACGCCCTCGACGTCGACTTCGCGGCGTTCTCGGGGCACAAGATGTTGGGCCCCACCGGTATCGGTGTGCTGTACGGCAGGCAGGGTCTGCTGAATGCGATGCCGCCGTTCATCACCGGCGGCTCGATGATCGAGACCGTCACGATGGAGAAGACGACGTTCGCGCCTGCGCCGCAGCGTTTCGAGGCAGGCACCCCGATGACCTCTCAGGTGGTCGGACTTGCCGCGGCCGCCCGGTATCTGACCGACATCGGCATGCCCGCCGTCGAGGCGCACGAGGCCGAATTGGTCGCCGCGGCGCTCGAAGGACTCGCGGGCGTGCCCGGGGTGCGCATCATCGGACCGCAATCGCTCGAAAACCGCGGGTCACCGGTGAGTTTCGTGGTCGACGGGGTGCACGCCCACGACGTGGGCCAGGTCCTCGACGACGACGGCGTCGCGGTCCGCGTCGGGCACCACTGCGCCTGGCCGTTGCACCGCCGGTTCGGCATCGCGGCCACCGCACGGGCATCGTTCGCGGTTTACAACACCCTCGACGAGGTCGACCGCCTGGTGGCGGGCGTCAAGCGTGCCGTGGAGTTCTTCTCGTGA